A window of Micromonospora eburnea genomic DNA:
GGCCGGATCGGTCGCGGTCGGGCCGCCGCCGGCCAGGTCCGCCCAGTACGCCCGGCCGGCCGCCTCCTCCGCCTCGGTCAGTCCCGGCTCGTGGCTGTCCACGTGGATCTGGTCCGGGAAGACCCGGATCCGCAGTGTGGCACCGCTGAACCTGCTCTCCAGCCGGACCGGTAGCAACGCCACCGGGTACCAGGTGGAGAGGCTCCACGGCGTCTCGGTGAACGCGCTCGACAGGCGTACGGGTTCGGTGGCCCGCTCTGGGCCGACGGTACGGCGCGCGGTGCGGGTGCTGGTCATGACGGGTTCTCCGGGGTCGGTAGCAGGTCGCTGGCGTGCCGGGCGAGCAGGACGGGTTTCTGGAGCACCACCCGGGCCATGTCGGCGGCGGTACGGCCGAACACCGCGCCGTCGATCGCGTCGGTGGGCAGTCCGGGTGCCGCCGGAGAAAGGAACACCGCGCCGTCCGGCAGGTGACCCCAGTGCAGGTCGTCCCAGCGTTCGAGCGGGTCCGGCGGAACGGGTGGCGGCCACTCCTCCGGTGCCAGGTCCAGGCCGAACCGGGCCGCGGTGGGCTGTTCCCGGAGCAGGAAGAAGTAGCCGGGGTCGCCGCCGGGGTCGGGTTCGCCGCGCGCCTCGTCGGCGGTGAACGGGAAACCGAACAGCAGCAGGTCCGGGGAGAGCCAGGCGTTGAAGATCGGTGGCAGGTCCACCCCGACCGGTTCCCGCCGCGTCCCGACCCAGGCGGCCCGGCGCATGGTGACGACCGTCGAGGGGAAGCGGCGCAGCACCTCGCCCCGGATGACCAGCACCAGCGACTGTTCCCCGGGGGCGCCGACGGCGGTCAGGTGGGTGCCGAGCGGACCGTTGCGCCAGGCGTCGTCGGTCAGTGGCGGAATGTCGGTGAGCGGGTCACCGGCCGACCGCGCGCCCCGGACGTCCCAGAACTGCCGGAACCAGGTCTGCCGGGGGTCGGCCGGGAAGCCGCGCCAGAGCATCTCCCGGCTCATCTCGTGGTTGAGTCCGACCAGGAACGCCTCGATGAAGCGGGGGTTGGCGGCGAGCGCGGTCATCGTCTCCGGCGCCACCGCCGGCAGGTTCGGCGCGATGTGCTCCTGCGACAGCCCACGCAGCAGTTCGTACGCGGGCACGTCGAAGGTGATTCCGGCGAGCAGGGGACGCAGCGGGTCACCGCTGTCCGGCAGAACGTCCACCAGGGACCGGCCGTCGACGCTCACCTCGGCCAGCACCTCGTCGGGGACGGCGGTCTCCGGGCGGATCAGGGACCGGGCCGCGTACGCGGCGGCGTCGAGCGGGATCCGCTCCGGCTCCTCGTCGCGGGCGAGGGCCTGGACCGGGACCAGCCAGCCCTGGTGGGCGTCGGCGGCGAGGATGAACTGGTCGCCCATGGTGGCCCGGTCGGCGACCAGGTCGGGGCGGAGGTCGCCGAGGAACAGGGTGCATCCGCGCCCGGTGCCCGGGTCGGCCAGCCCGGGGGTGAGCTGCGGTGGGCTCCACCGTACCGGCACGCCGGTGGCGTCCAGGTCGAAGCCGACCTGGGTGGCCAGGGTGCCGGCCGCGGCGCGGTACGACACCACGACGTCGGGCTGGCGGGTGCCGGTCAGGTCCGCGACGGCGGCACCGGCGGCGGGGGCGGCGGCCACCGTCGCCTCGTTGTCGACCGCCCGCAGGACGGTCCAGGCGCCGTCGGCGACCCGACCCCGGCGGTTGATGCCGCGCCCGGTGCCGTACCGGGCCAGCGGCTGGCCGGCGATGTCCCGCCCGGTGGCGAACAGAAACAGGTCCGGCGTGAGGTCGCCGGTCATGTCCACCACCTGGACCCCGACCGACCGGACGGTCTGGAAGGCGTACGGGGCGGGCAGCGAGTCGCTCCAGCCCCGGGTGACCCGGCCGGACGGGTCCAGCCCCCAGCCGACCCGGTAGTAGACCCGGCTGGTGCCGGCCGGGTCGTTGACGGCGTACGCGACGACGAGTTCGGCGACCTTGTCGCCGTCCAGGTCGACGACCGTGGCGGCGACCGGGCCGGCGTACCGGCTGATCGGGTCGGGCAGTGCGTACGGTCCGGTCCAGGCGGTCGCGGCGCCGTCCGGGGTGAGCCCGGTGCCGACCCAGTAGGCCAGGCGCCGGCTGTTGGCGTCCGGTCCGGGCAGCACCGCGACCGCGAACAGCCTGGGCGGGACGGTGGCAGCCGGCGTGCCGAGCGTCACCGCGACACCCTGCGCCGGCGTGCCGGTACGCGGTCCGGCCGCGGCCGGGGTGAGCACGTTCTCCCGCAGCGCGCCGTGCTCGTCGAGATGGTGCACCGACTGGGTACGGACCACACTGTCCGTCCCGTCGTCCACCTGGTACGCCACCAGCAGCGACGACAGCAGCCCGACCCGGGGCGGATATGGGTTCTCCGCCGGCGGCGGGGCCGGGGCCGGGGCGTCGACCGGGCCGGCGCCGCGCGGGTCGGCGGGCGGGCCGAAGTCGAGCCAGCCGTGGCCCCGGTCCCCCCACTGGTAGGCGGCCATCCCACCGGCCGCGGTGCGGACGAACAACTCGCCGTCCCGCTCGTTCCCGAGCACCGGGCCGGGCCGGTGCGGGGCGATGCCGCTGTCCGGCCGGCCGATACCTTCGGTCCAGAGCCAGTTAATGAGCCCCGACTGGCGGTCGTCGGGGACGCTGGTGCGCCCGTACACCTGCAACTCCGACGGCTGGCCGTCGGGATGGGCGAGCACCAGGATCTCCGGCTCCTCGCCGATGCCACTGGTGGTCGTGCGTTGGGCCAGCGAGACGATCCGCATTTCCCGCAGCGGCGGACCCGTGAACCGGACCCGGCCGTGGGCACGAAGGTTGCCGTCGCTGAGCCGCACGGTGCCCAGCTGCCCGTCCGGCGTCAGGTACGCCAGCCGCTCGTCCCCGTAGGGGTCCTGGTGGAGGCTGGCCGGTGAGCCCCAGACCACCGGGCTGGAGACCCGGATGCTCCAGGTTCCGTGGTAGCCGAAGAGCCGGCCGGTGGAGGTGGCGACGTAGACGCCGCCCGGCACCGGACGCGGGGAACCCCACAGCCGCTCGCCGGGAGCGAGGTCGGGGCGGCCGAGCGGGGTCCAGGTCCGGGCGACCGGGTCGAAGTGGTGCAGCTGCCCGTCCGCGCCGAGCTGGAAGACGTTCCTGCCGCTGGCGGTGGGCCGGCTCGCCGTACCGCCGGGTGGGCCGCCGCAGTCGGTCCAGATCCAGCGGTCGCCGTCCCACCGGCGTTCGAAGAGCCGACGGGCCCGGGTGCCGACGTAGATCCGGTCGGGGGGAGCCACGGCGCCGGAGGTGGTCACCGTGGTGCCGGGTGGGGTGCCGTGGTCCCGCCACACCCAGGTGCCGTCGAGCCGACGGTGTTCGAAGAGCCGGCCGTCGTGGGTGGCGACGAAGTAGCGGTCCTCGCCGAGCGGGTCGCCGCCGTTGCTGGCGATGGTGGTGTCCGTGCCGCCGGCCAGGGCTGCCCGGGCAGCGGCCATCCCGGTCCGGCCGCCGCCGCGCCACCAGGGATCCGCCGCGGCCTGGCGGACCAGTTCCGGGGTGACCGTCTCGATCCCCTCGCCGAGCACGTCGTCGATGAGGGTGCCGCCGGTGGGGATCCTGGCCGGCGGTACCGCGGTCGCTCCGCGGGCGAGCCGGGACAGGGCACTCTCCCGGCCGGCGGCGGCGAGCGTAGACCGACCGGCCTCGGGGCGGGCCCGCCGGGCCAACGGGCCCCGGGGCCGAACCAGCCGGCGGTACGGGGCGCTGGTGGCCGCCCGCGCGCCCTCGTTGCCGACGAGCAGGTCGTCCAGCGACTCGGCGGTGGCGGCGACCGGGCCGGCCGCCAGCGAGGGTGGCGGCGCGGCGACCAGATCGTGCACCGGCCGGGTCAACGTCACCAGTTGGTCGTTGCCCAGCGCGCCTCCCGGCGTCCCGGGGTCGACCCGCTTGGCGTACAGGGCCGTCGCGGTGTCCCGGGCGGCCCGCCCGCGCCGCAGCTGCTCGTTCACCTCCCGCAGCTGGGCCGCGCGCTCCCAGGCGGCGGTGGCCAGTTCCTCCTGGTACTTCTGCACCACCTGGGTACCGAGCCCGGCCGCGGCCCGGTACCGGGGGTCCAGGTTCAGCCCGGCCAGCCAGACCGGCTCGCCCCCGGGGGGCGGCACCCGCCCCTCCTGGAGGTGGATCTCGCCGTACAACGGCGGGGTGAACCAGTCCTCGACGTGTTCCAGCAGCTCGGCCATGCGGGCCTGCCAGGGCTCGGCGACCTCGGGCGCCCAGGCGTCGGGGGTCATCGAGGGCGAGGCGAGCGCTCCCTCGAAGGCGAGCACCGACCGGCCCGGCACCCCGGCCGGGGTGATCTCCGGCAGCCCGCCGCCGGCGGCGGAGACGTCCACCTGCCGGCGGCCGACGTCGGCCGGGAGCGCCCGGGCCCGCAGCCGCCGGACCAGCGACTCGAAGTCGCCGTCCGGCCCGGTCCGGAACGTCCAGTGGTGGTAGACCGGCAGCAGCACCGGGTCCTGCGGGGCCGTCTCCGGGCCGCCCCAGGCCGGACCGACCTCGGCGGCGTCGGCTGGCAGCCCCAGACCGGCCCGCACCCCGGCGTCGAAGGCCGGTACGACCGCGGCCAGGTACTCGGTCCCCGGCGCGAGCCGGCGCGGGCAGATCAGCCGGGACAGGGTCCGCTCGGGATGATCGACGAGGGTGCTCGCCACGTCCTCCTCCGCCGTGGCGAGCAGCACCTGGGCGTGCGCCCAGGCCCACGACTCGGTCAGGTCGGGCAGTTCCTCGACGGTGGTCGCCAGTCGGGGCAGCGCCCCGCCGATCGGCTTCTCCAGCCGCCCGGTCGGGCCGACCGGGACCACGACCAGCACCAGCCAGGGTTCCAGCCGGCCGAGCGGGTCGGGTCGGGCCGGGGTGTGGAGCCAGGGCAGGTCGGGACGGTCGAACTCGACCGCGGCGAAGGCGGTCACGTCGACGT
This region includes:
- a CDS encoding PQQ-binding-like beta-propeller repeat protein; translated protein: MGGLRFLPWVRDGVARLISDPVPQAGAAPALVGTAPPAGGPAGTGGRRPARAGVTLSVSVEGSYSDGSAEPVRIDGDTTAYLYGPGDVTALDARQVIRSYPAAGAENVDVTAFAAVEFDRPDLPWLHTPARPDPLGRLEPWLVLVVVPVGPTGRLEKPIGGALPRLATTVEELPDLTESWAWAHAQVLLATAEEDVASTLVDHPERTLSRLICPRRLAPGTEYLAAVVPAFDAGVRAGLGLPADAAEVGPAWGGPETAPQDPVLLPVYHHWTFRTGPDGDFESLVRRLRARALPADVGRRQVDVSAAGGGLPEITPAGVPGRSVLAFEGALASPSMTPDAWAPEVAEPWQARMAELLEHVEDWFTPPLYGEIHLQEGRVPPPGGEPVWLAGLNLDPRYRAAAGLGTQVVQKYQEELATAAWERAAQLREVNEQLRRGRAARDTATALYAKRVDPGTPGGALGNDQLVTLTRPVHDLVAAPPPSLAAGPVAATAESLDDLLVGNEGARAATSAPYRRLVRPRGPLARRARPEAGRSTLAAAGRESALSRLARGATAVPPARIPTGGTLIDDVLGEGIETVTPELVRQAAADPWWRGGGRTGMAAARAALAGGTDTTIASNGGDPLGEDRYFVATHDGRLFEHRRLDGTWVWRDHGTPPGTTVTTSGAVAPPDRIYVGTRARRLFERRWDGDRWIWTDCGGPPGGTASRPTASGRNVFQLGADGQLHHFDPVARTWTPLGRPDLAPGERLWGSPRPVPGGVYVATSTGRLFGYHGTWSIRVSSPVVWGSPASLHQDPYGDERLAYLTPDGQLGTVRLSDGNLRAHGRVRFTGPPLREMRIVSLAQRTTTSGIGEEPEILVLAHPDGQPSELQVYGRTSVPDDRQSGLINWLWTEGIGRPDSGIAPHRPGPVLGNERDGELFVRTAAGGMAAYQWGDRGHGWLDFGPPADPRGAGPVDAPAPAPPPAENPYPPRVGLLSSLLVAYQVDDGTDSVVRTQSVHHLDEHGALRENVLTPAAAGPRTGTPAQGVAVTLGTPAATVPPRLFAVAVLPGPDANSRRLAYWVGTGLTPDGAATAWTGPYALPDPISRYAGPVAATVVDLDGDKVAELVVAYAVNDPAGTSRVYYRVGWGLDPSGRVTRGWSDSLPAPYAFQTVRSVGVQVVDMTGDLTPDLFLFATGRDIAGQPLARYGTGRGINRRGRVADGAWTVLRAVDNEATVAAAPAAGAAVADLTGTRQPDVVVSYRAAAGTLATQVGFDLDATGVPVRWSPPQLTPGLADPGTGRGCTLFLGDLRPDLVADRATMGDQFILAADAHQGWLVPVQALARDEEPERIPLDAAAYAARSLIRPETAVPDEVLAEVSVDGRSLVDVLPDSGDPLRPLLAGITFDVPAYELLRGLSQEHIAPNLPAVAPETMTALAANPRFIEAFLVGLNHEMSREMLWRGFPADPRQTWFRQFWDVRGARSAGDPLTDIPPLTDDAWRNGPLGTHLTAVGAPGEQSLVLVIRGEVLRRFPSTVVTMRRAAWVGTRREPVGVDLPPIFNAWLSPDLLLFGFPFTADEARGEPDPGGDPGYFFLLREQPTAARFGLDLAPEEWPPPVPPDPLERWDDLHWGHLPDGAVFLSPAAPGLPTDAIDGAVFGRTAADMARVVLQKPVLLARHASDLLPTPENPS